A window from Tachyglossus aculeatus isolate mTacAcu1 chromosome 20, mTacAcu1.pri, whole genome shotgun sequence encodes these proteins:
- the GJB6 gene encoding gap junction beta-6 protein, translated as MDWSTLHTFIGGVNKYSTSIGKIWITVLFIFRVMILVVAAEEVWGDEQEDFVCNTLQPGCKNVCYDHFFPVSHIRLWALQLIFVSTPALLVAMHVAYSRHEKARKFRRGEKKSEFKDIEEIKRQKVRIEGALWWTYTSSIFFRILFEASFMYVFYFLYNGYNLPWVLKCSADPCPNVVDCFISRPTEKTVFTIFMVSASVICMLLNVAELCYLLMKVCFRQSKRAQAQRSHSGPPTKEAKQNEMNELIAEGASNAIPGFPS; from the coding sequence ACAAGTACTCCACCAGCATCGGAAAGATCTGGATCACCGTCCTCTTCATCTTCCGCGTGATGATCCTGGTCGTGGCGGCCGAAGAAGTGTGGGGGGACGAGCAAGAGGACTTTGTCTGTAACACGCTGCAGCCGGGGTGCAAGAACGTGTGCTACGACCACTTCTTCCCCGTGTCGCACATCCGTCTGTGGGCTCTGCAGCTCATCTTCGTCTCCACCCCGGCCCTGCTGGTGGCCATGCACGTGGCCTACAGCCGGCATGAGAAGGCCAGGAAGTTCAggcggggagagaagaagagcgAGTTCAAAGATATTGAGGAGATCAAGAGGCAGAAGGTCCGGATCGAGGGAGCCTTGTGGTGGACCTACACCAGCAGCATTTTCTTCAGAATCCTCTTCGAGGCATCCTTCATGTACGTGTTCTACTTCCTGTACAACGGCTACAACCTGCCGTGGGTGTTGAAGTGCAGCGCCGACCCCTGCCCCAACGTCGTGGACTGCTTCATCTCGCGGCCCACTGAGAAGACCGTCTTCACCATCTTCATGGTCTCGGCCTCGGTGATCTGCATGCTGCTGAATGTGGCGGAGCTCTGCTACCTGCTGATGAAGGTCTGCTTCAGGCAGTCCAAGCGGGCTCAGGCCCAGAGGAGCCACTCAGGCCCGCCCACGAAGGAGGCCAAGCAGAACGAGATGAACGAGCTGATTGCGGAGGGCGCGTCGAATGCCATTCCAGGCTTCCCGAGTTAG